ggtcaagggcgagctggagcctataccagctagcttcaggcgaaaggcagacgacaccttgaactagtcgccagtcagtcgcagggcagatatgaacaccatcattgagcgggaatcgatcccatgctgcctgcaccaaaatcaggtgtgtaccaccacaccatcagtgactcctgcATGTAAATCTTACCAGACAATTCTTAAtactataaataataaattcttcttctcacattataaaataaagaatacaGATACCACAGTACTAAAAATAACCactaaatatactgtaaaacaTTCCAATGCATTTGGATCCTTTGATTTATTTCTACCACAATGTGCGCGGCTCATGCAGTATCTCGGTGACACACTGCGTGAGGAAAGTCTTGCGCCTTGACAAAAGAGGAGCATATATTCAAGTCTTTCATTGAGTtcgctgaagaaaaaaaaatctattgctCGATAAACTTACAGTATTTCTGTGTGTACTGACGGTGCTCCATTCTAAGGTTTCATTGCATTCTACATCAGGAAACGATCTTGGGGAGGTGGTCTCTGGTTGTTCGGGTCGCCTGTCTTATTGCTGCCCGTGCTTTAAAAGATCATCAGTTTAAAACACTGAGAAATGGAGTTGGGAGTAGTTTTCCTGTTATGCTTTTGCATACCAATGTGTGCTGGTTGTCAAGATGAAAGATACTCGGTCGTTTTGGGGCTTGCCTGAGAGAAAACCGGACTTTTCTTGAAATGAAAGACGTTGAACATCCTGAGCTAGCTAACACTGAGTGGCTTGTCAATTTTTATTACATCGTGGAGGTAACTGAACATCCAAacaagttcatccatccattttctttgccgcgtatcctcacaaggcacgctgggagtgctggagcctatcctagctgtcaacagggaggtggcggggtacaacgtgaactggttgccagccaatcacagggcacatggagacagacaacagtcgcactcacaatcacacctcggggaaatttaattaatgttgaatgtttttgggatgtgggaggaaaccggagtgcccgaagaaaaccccactcgggcacggggagaacatgcaaactccacacaatcgggtccggattgaacccgggacctcagaactgtgaagccaatgctttccagctgatccatcgtctATATGGAgataccaccgtgccgcctccaaaAAAGTTAATTGTGAAAATGTTACGTACTGGAAATAGTCCCTTCAACAAGcagtttttgtatttgaaaGCAAGCTTGAACTCGATAATGCAGGTATTCAAATGGCTCAATGTATGCATGTGAGCAGTCAATCTTATGTCAACAAAATATCAAGACCAACCGACAATCACATTGAACAGACGGAAGCCTCAAAGCCATCATGACGCGTAACCTCACTATGAATTAACCAGACTACAAAGCCATTTGTGAAACCATGCAGCACCAAAAGTCGcattaattgtgaaaaaaaatatttttaacgtAATACTAAAATGAACACAATCCCATCAGTGCAAGAATACGACCCACTGTTTAACTTGCTATAAATTACTTTAGTACTCTGAAAAGAAGGTGGAAACAATCACATTACAAGTTTAAAATCAAGCGCAAACTACAAAGGTCAAACGAGCaactttacatcacaatgaattgggacaaaCTTCACAAAAACGTTTCATATTATCACAAACACAGACCTGATGTCTCATTGACTGGTATTTAAAGGAATCAATATTTTACAGATTATTTGGTTCCATTAATGACTCTTTTTCATGCCTTCtagttttacttttgtttttaccgGTGCCAATGCTGAGTTCCGATGCGTACACTTCAGAAGGTTACATGCTTAAAATAGGAAGTCCAGTTAAAGCTTACTTCATTTTGATCTGATGAAACAGTCGCAAAtaacaattttaacaacacgGTGTTTAACTTTTAACAAAAACATATCTTAACATTGCCTTTTCATTCATAGGTTTGATATTGACACTGGTTATAAAGAACTTccaagtcaaatgttcattttggttTATGCTGCCGggtgctaagaaaatggattttcatAAGTTGGacacccatttttttaaagcatgaaAACTTTTTAGACCCagcccctttaaaaaaaaaaaagaaatcagaatCCAAATTGAGGAGTATTCCCTccatgtagaagacccacttgtgagagcacagGTGTTTGTTATGCTAACAGTTTGGGCTCACTAATGACATAGATAAGGTTAAAAAGTTAGAATGACGCGATTTTAGGCCTCTTGGGAGAAAACAGTCTGGAAGTTAGGAATGCGTGGAgaattttaattaacatttaacGTTTACTGTAGCTCCACGGAGACTATATCCATGTCCGTTGTCcgagctgcttaacctcacaagggtcatgggagtgccagagcctatcccagctaacattgggcgaaaggcggactacaccatgAAATGATCACCAGTAAGTCCCAGAGCAAATTTCGacaacatcactgagcaggaattaattccacgctgcctgcaccaaagcaTAGAGATGATAGTACATCCCAAATATTAGAAAAACtttgtttggtaaaatatgaCACCTTTAGGTAGGATAGCTATGCATTTTTGTATTGAATGAAAAACACACCATTTCCAGGTTTTAAAGGAGAACTTAACACTTGTCAAAACATATTGTTGTATTGGGATGTGCAAATCTTTAAATGATGCTGTTTGCCTAAATCTATGACGTGTACTTAAatttaatgtaacatttttattacaaaaataaatatatgcttAAAACAATGcgagactggttagagcgttggcctcacagttctgaagactgcaAAAATTTTACAAAATCGCATCTTAAACTttaaatcccagacccacccgtgtggagtttggatgttctccccgtgcctgcgtgggtttcctccgggcactccggtttcctcccacatcccaaaaacatgcatagtaggcTAAGTGAGGACTGTAAATTCCCCTTGCGTTTGAATGCAAATGACTGTTTatatgcgattggctggcaaccaggtcagggtgtacccatcctcctgcccgaagatagctgggatagagcCCAGCACTCTCACTACCCTTGCGAGGATAGGTGTCTCAGAaaattggtggatggatggataaaacagcGCATCTACACACCTACTGGGCCCCCATTTTTTTCGTCATGACATACtttatattcatccattttctgtaccgcttatcctcactagggtcccaGGCGTGCTAGACCCCATAAAAGTGATCTTGTCCATCCCGTCGGAAGCGGGGCACGGcctcaactggtcaccagccaatcacagggcacatataaacaaaccagCATTCAaagtcatattcacacctacgggcaatttagtctttaattaatCTATCGTGCATGTTTTGAGATGTTGTAGGAAACTTGAACACCCAGTGAAAATCTACGTAgccttggggagaacatgcaaattccacacaggtcaggccagatttgaacacaggtcctcagaactgtgagctgacAGACATGCTATCCCgtcacccaccgtgctgcccactgTTAATATAGGCAATAACAAATAACTTAAAGGAGAGTGTCAAATATTGGCCATGAcaattgtgtatgaaatgttcaCATCATCACATCTCTACTTAAACATCTGCACTCATTGCAGGAGTTCAGGAGAAACAAAACCTTTGGTACTCGAAATGATTTGTGATATTGTTAAAATCAGCAAGCATTAaaggaaaaaatgcattgtCTTTTTATATAGCAAACAAATAATCGAGATGAAGACAAGATGAAATGATAACATAGCCAATCAGCAGATGTCTCAAGAACTGATAGAATGATGGGATAACCCTCATTATTGTAAATAACAGTTCCCAAAGCATCTTCTGTTGGCATCCAAATTCATTTGGGTTTTTATTAGAGGCAAGCAGATGGCTTTGTGGGATTTTTGACATGTATGTGCTGCCTCGCTGAAAGTGTTTGCCTGTTTGGGTGAACGGAGGccatctgggattggctggggCTTCTGTGAATGGAGTCTGGCAGCGCCATTCACTAACACAGACAGTTCCTCTCAATTGAGCTCTTCACTCGCGCAGAGAAATAAAGGAAACAAGTAAAACGGGACTGGGgtgcaatgtttttgtttgtttttttcagtcgtGGTATATGAAAACATACGCATATATTTACAGTTGGAAACACATCTATGACAACATTTCCACTGTCTGGGGTACATAGGGATTAAAAAAGTAAGAACAATCACATAAGGGGTACAAGTTCAGGACAGACATTAGGGTACCCTTATTCTAGACAGCGTATGTGCGCACTAGTTTTAAGTTGAACCACCTCCAGCACACTTGAAACCGTGTCTTGCGGCCAAATCAAGCCAGCCAAGCGTCTTTTTAGTGTCTGGCCACAATGAGCAAACAAGTGCCTTCCGCCACATTAGGCAACCAAACCACCACTTGACTTCAATGACTCGTTCTCCACGTGGAGTGAGTGGCACAGGCGCGGTGAACACCTGCTGAAACACAACGCCGTCCATCATTTTAACAAAGCAACTTTAGGGTCGAACTTATCGGCAAAGAAAGGGGGAAAGACGTCCGCTGTCTACCACTGTTCTTACAATTTTCAAtgatcaaatcaaaacaaagtaaAGTGACTCACTATTACCTGGTAAaactgtttggttttttttttccattgagtacagtacatttttcaagtagCCTTCAGTTCTATCTAagattatattttaaatataacaaaTTCATCTATGTGCAATGCCCCTTAATGTATTCGCTATTTACAGTCAACACAGTGGTAATGTGCAACAAGCGGCACAGTgcaccagctggtaaagcgttggcctcacagttatgaggacccgggttcgatcctggccccgcctgtgtggagtttgcatgttctccccgtgcttgcgtgggtttcctccgggcactccggtttctgccCTCTCccggaaaacatgcaacattaatcggacactctaaactgccactaggtgtgattgtgagtgcgactctttgtcttgatgtgccctgcaattggttggcaaccagttcagggtgtaccccgtctactgcccgttgacagctgggttaggctccagcacttcccgcgacccttgtgaggataagcggcaaagaaaatggatggtaatGTGCAACCTGCGCATAAGGTAACAATggcttaaaataataaatataatttcagtaTTCGTCACTGATGAAAAGCATCAGTAACGATATAATACCAATCTATTGGGTCACTTAAACCCtacaaattaaatattaaatcGAATTAAGACACGTGactcatttttccattttatttttatgatctgTACCTAAACAGAGGAATTgacaaaacttttcttttttcccccccaatggGGCGGCAAAGTGGTGAGGGTAATGATCACATtcacctcaaagttctgaggtgaAGGGCACTGACTTTTCTGAGTGGAGTTGGCAAAGTACTCTGGCTTCCACCTGCATTCCGAAAACATGCTTGTtaggttcatccatccatccatccattttctttgccgcttatcctcacaagggttgcagggactgccggagcctatcccagatgtcaatgggcagtaggcgggggacaccttgaactggttgccagtcaatcgcagggcacatcgagacaaacaacagtcacattcacaatcacacctaggggcaattaagagtgtccaattaatgttgcatggttttgggatcggggaggaaaacggagtgcccggagaaaatccacacatccatggggagaacatgcaaactccacagaggcggggccgggatcgaacctgggtcctcagaactgtgaggccaatgttttccagctgctccactgtgcctccatgttaggttcattgaagactaaatcacGGATTGTCAAATGGTGAGTATGGACCCAAACGTGGGTGGTGGACCCATTTTGGGTGGAACACAGTcagctagttaaaaaaaaaaaaaagtgcatttttttccaattcagaAATTTACTTATCAACTTTCCCGGAGGTGTATCCATCTCCACAGTAGGAAAGTGATGAGAAATGTTACATCTTTGCACTCTATCAACAAATTGACTCTGTAAACAAAGTGTGGCTCAACCTTTGGCTGGTGGACGCCATGACGAGCAATATGCCTTTGGCCGTACAGCAAAGTCACTTGAAacagaatttcaaaataaactgtTTGCTAAACTTTTCCGAAAGTGGGTCACAACTTTCCAAAACAGGAATATCAGGGTCCCAGGTTGATAAGAGTTAAGAGCCACTGCTCTGGATTGTCAAAATCTTCAGcgtgacagtgtgtgtgtgaaagatgGTTTTTCTATACAGCGTAGTGGTTCCTTGAGATATGGCTTTGATTAATTCCATGACCAGGCTCCTAACACAAAACACTCAAATagtaaatcatctttccccattgaaagaAATGACGGGGTACGTCAACAATTTGTTTCTAATCGCCACCACTGGCCAAAATAAATTCCGTAATGACTTTTTAATAGTGATTAATAGTTTAATTCTGAAATGACTTGAGTTGAGTTTGTCACCACCATAAAATGCTGATATCTCAAGTTTGCGCTTCAAAGTCAAACCAAATGATGGACCGTATCTCAATCCATCCGTACATTTTacgagtcgcttatcctcacaagggtcgcgggagtgctggagcctatctcagctatcattgggcaggaggcgttttacaccctgaaccgggtgcacatggagacagacagcagtcacacttacaatcacacctagggacaatttagagcccccaatgaatgcatgtttttgggatgtgggagcaaacctgagaaaaacccacacaggcacggggagaagatgcaaacgccacacagacagggccaggattgaaccccagtcctcagatctgtgagcccaacgttctgaccagttgctccactgttcccCAGACTGTATCTCATAAACCCCAAATCGGCTCACCGATATTTCAATTCAGCACTGTGTCGTTctattgactggcaaccagtcaggGGGAACCCCTCCTATCACCCATAGTCAggtaagataggctccagctcacccatgacccgCGTGAGGACGAACAGTACGGAAAATTGGTCgattggacattttttcacttaGAACGAAAGACGCGAGGATTAGAGGCATCCTGTAGTAGGGCCTCCATGTGCACATTAGCATGGGGCTGCCAGGCAGCAACATGAATGAACATGAGGCTGGTCCATCTCCTCGAATCTGTCACCCGTCTCCATGGCGacaggaagatgaggaggaccACAAAGCTGGCGTCTATCCGGTCCAAATCAACAGATGGCCACCGCGTCACCCTCGCCGCCATCCAAAAAGCACAAAGCCACATCCAAAGACCCCATCCTCCCCGCGCCTACCTTGCACTGCTCCATGCAGGTCCGTACTGAATACGTGCCCGGCTCGTATTTCCGAGTGAGCAGCTCGAAGTCGTCGTACTTCTCCTGGGCGTGCTGGTCGTAGCGCTGGTACGCCTGCACGCACAGGCTGCATCGGGTCGGGTCGCCGTCACCGAGCACGTCCAGGCTGCAGTTCAAATTATCCGGACTCGTCGAGCCGTCGAACAAATCCAGCAGCGAGTATGAGTTACAAAAGGAGAGGTACAAATCGCTCATATTTACAGCCGTCGACGTGCCCTCTTTGGCGGAGAGGCCCCTGCACAAATGGTCGGCGTCGGCTAAAGTCAAGCAGGTGTGGGACAAACTGTCCGCGTGGCAAGTTTCCAGCCGCAGCAACTCTTTGCTTGAGTTTCCTACAAAAATAGCGTGGGGGGTTTCTCTGAGGCTGCTGTGTGCTGAATGAGTCTGGGGGGAGAGGACACGAGGCGATCCGAACTTGTCCCGTGTCCTGGCCGCTTTGGCCTCGGCGCAGAACCACAGGTGATCAGAGAGGAGGATGGTGAGAAACAAGAGGGATGCCAAGGACAGTCGCCATCTCTGCGCCCTCTCGGAGTCGGTGAATGGCTTTTGGTTGTCGCGGGGGGGTTCTAGCCAGATTTGGaagccgccgtcgtcgtcatcTTGCTGCCAACACGTCCCAGCACCCCTGGTCATATTTTGGGAACCGGCCGACTCCACCGTGGCGGTTCCTCTGCCCCAACAGTCATGGACGTGGGGTCCGCTTCGCGTTCCTCCGCCTTCGGGTATCGGCTGGTGGCTTGTCCCGGCTTGCCTTGGCCTTCGCCCCTAATGCCCATCCGTGAGAGCGTGGGCCGGGTGGCAAATTAGACGCTGGCAAGCCCGGGCCGTATCTTCCATGGCTGACCGGTGGAAGCCGCTGTCCTAGCCCGCTGCGCTCCTGCGCTCCTGCGCTCCTCCgctcctcctctcctctcgcCTGGCCTCGCGAACGCCTCTTATCTTATCCGCACGTTCACCGACACCTCGGTCGCGCTACGGTGCGGCGGCTGTCCTCTTCCAACATGGTCTTGGCTTGGTGTCGGAGGATGGGCCCACAGCCTGTGACGGACCTTTCTGCTTTTTCAAGCCCTCACCCTCTTCATCCTGCTGCTTTCGTCAAGTCGCCGCCATATTGGCCAAGGAACTGTGCGTGTTCGCATGAAGCTGTGAGGCCAGCTGGAGTTCGGCTCATCGTTTCCGGTTAGTTTTCTACAAAATAAAGGCTCTCCGCTGCTCGAGGTCACTAAACGGTGACTTTTGGTACGTTATCAAGGCCtgcgaaaaatgcaaatactttGCCTTAGTCGACGTTGCAGTATTCGAAAAACATCATGAGGCCAAGTCatccaatttcaaatgtttttttaaactaatttgttttcatCTTCTCACATCCATGCATATGTGGATTTTCCTTCAGTACTTGGGTTAAAATGGAGCCAAAAACTAGACCTGTTTCTTCGAACCCGGCCCTGCCATGTTCTGGTCCAAGTCCATAGTCCACTTCCATCCCAAGTATATGATTTTTATCCACCTATGAAAGATGGCTGGGTCAAACGTGACAAATTTGGCATTCTTCTGTTCACAGTTACATGAATCGGAATAAGCCTGCAGTGTAGACGTAGCCCTAGTagtagatatttgaacacaaatggtgcagcaataCACATGGGCAGACGTTTAAACCCGACTCACAGATATATATACTCTATTGTTGTTCCCCTGCAAAGACAGAATAAATTGAATGATTTACACTTCAGTTCTGGAGAGACCACGCCCTGCTGAAATATAATTGGCTTCTGCATCCAGGCAGGAGAGTGTTAAGTGTGAGTTGACCTTAATATTGCCCCCAGGTGGGCGAGGCACGCATACACCCACAAACACACCTGAATGAGCAGTAAAATGTGCACTGAACTGCAGGAGAGTGTGTGACAAAAACTTTAAAATGCATTACTTcacccctccatccattttcttagccgcttattctcacaagggtcgcaggagtgccggagccgaccccagctgtcaacgggcaggaggcagggtacaccctgaactggttgccagccaatcgcagggcgcatagagacagacaacagtcgcactcacaatcacacctagaggcaatttagagtgtccaattaatgttgcatgttttttaggaatgtgggaggcatggcccggagaaaacccacacaggcacagggagaacatgcaaactccacacaggtgggtccgggattgaacctgggacctcataactgtgaggccaacgctttccagctggtccaccgtgccgccatcatGACTTCATTAcgacagtatatatttttatccAGTATATTGTGGTGGTtggcacatccgcctcacaatCCAGCAGGGTGTGAGTTCTGATGAAGGCTTGTGTGAAATTTGTACGTTTTCCATGTGCTCGCATTTGTTTTCTCCAGGGATTCCGGTTCCCTTCTACATTACAGAAACATTCATGcttggttgattgaagactcaaaattgtgtgtgtgtgatagggGCATAGAAAGGatcaatggcatttccattcatttcaatgggtaaAGCGGAAGTGCCACGTGAAGAGAGTTCATTAGCATTCCGCTTAGCTACAGATCGATTTATCTTGAAAAGCCGCTGTCCATCACATCCGGTCGCGACGCTCCTCATTCTTGCACAAATGCTAAAACATAACCAGCTCTGACGTTATGCGCGCACTGCAGCGCAGTCGCCGCATCCCTCTCATCCACTTGAGGTGAGTCAAGTCCAATAGAGTTCGACAGAATCGCCACAGAAACGTGAAGATTGCGATTTAAAGTCGCAAATACACATTCGGTCATAAAGTCAGCGTGCCCGAGGAGAACAATGGAGGAGTAATAGCAACACTTACACGATGCACGTACTTAAGGCTACTAGTTTGACGAAAATACTGTAGTCCCGGTGTCGTAAATGAATCTGTTTGTTGAAGGGTTTTAGATAtgttattctaaaaaaaataataataacaatggtTGAACACTGAGACCCGATGATGAACCATGAAATCAAATGTGCTCAACTGTAAACTGCTGCTGTTGAAGGTTCTACAAATTCTTGATAAAGTAAAGGTGATGGTAAACTCAATTAGCAGTAGCCACCCTAATACATATCCTAACTAATATAAAACTGCAAGTTTGCAAAGATGTGTTGAAACACAGATTTTGCATGAATGCACTCTCTCGACTTAGCCACATTTGAGCAGCTAGGAGAAAAGCAGTTATGACTACTTGGAAATTTGAtaacaaaacagcaaaaataattgtagtaatagtagtagtagttgttgttgttgtattaataataataaatgtactgAGCATTTTCAATCATTGTACAGATGAACAAAACAATTACACATACAAATAGAGATGAGttgaaataaagtaaaaacagaTTGATAGGTAAAGCGATTTAAAACAGAAATCCACcccaaaatgaaattaaatttgccTTAAAATTCTTGGTCGGGGAGGCTAGCCTGATATTAAGAGGAAGACAAGCGGTTCATTCACTTAACGGCTTCTGCTGACCTTATTGACAACTAGACGACTGCTCCCCTTCACGCGCAGGAGGCCACGCAGGAACGTATCGTAAACATCCACAGGTCCAGTCAGACATAATCTGTTGAACAACAGCGAAGAGAGGCCAACCTTTCGTTTTATTGTCATTGAATACAAACGCAAGAAAATTGCACATGCCCCTTCcacgtttaaaaaataataatcaaaatttaATCCGTGCGCACCATCAGCAACcatcacaaacacacaaaatatggcacagcatttaaagtaaaattttacAAAAGTGCAATTATCTTTGTGTTCAGACAACAGGTCAATATGGTCATACTTCGACAACCAAGTTAAAAAACGAGCTACCGCGTTCAGAACAAACTAAAAGATGGACGTACCTAGTCCACCAAAAGGCTGACAACAACTTGGATGTGTCATGTCATgttattatccaagccgcttatcctcacaagggttgcaggaaagctggagcctatcccagctggcttcgggcaaaaggcggcctacgctctgaactggtcaccagtcggtcagtcgcagggcagatatcgatcccacgctgcccgcacaaAACGGCAGGCGTGTGTATAACAACACTATCAGTGACAACCTAAGATgtgtccccaaaaaaatcacagcgCACACTGAGATAGACAACTACAGtgcaaactcacattcacactgtcagGTAAGGTCTGTCGTTTTGTGACTTGTGCACGGTATATTTGTTGCTTTTACCTGCTTTGGTATCAGGTCCAGAGTACTTTAGTGAGTTCGCTCCCATTGCTAAGCACACTCTGACATTTTTACCATTGAGATTTTCCatctttcagcatttttttttgttttttaagaacAGAACTTGGACTTAGGCTCAACAGTTCTGCTACACCGGccccatgcatgcacacacacacgcacgcacacacacacacacacacacacacacacacacacacacacacacacacacacacacagaccgtGCAGAAGTAAATACTACTTCAATACCTCTAATTAAGGCCTGACAGTCATACAGAATTCTGCAATACCTGGAAATAGTCTGGTGTGGGAGAAGCATTTGTGAGTTGCGCATTCTCAAGCACGACGTACTTGTAACCCGTGTATAGAAGACTCAATTCCTCTCACAATTGTTACGTGTATACGAATCTTGCTATGGTGAAATGTTTAGGGCAGAAGTGGAATCGCTTATGTAATCAAGCACCATTTTAGAGCACATTTATATAAAGccaacaaaatatttgctttctaaatgaaaattttgcaTTGAGTTTGTGAGGGAATGCAAGACTTTCATTGGTGACAAAGTAATTCCATGTTTGGATACCTTATCTGCATTTAGATTTGTCGTAAAACTCTTCTGACTGTTTGAGAATCTGTAAATTGTATGTCGCAACGAGCTATGGAGGACAAGGACTGACAATACggtttaaatggtgatttcagttacctggccctgtgtgaggaaaaaagtaataacccccttgttaaatctttaattcatCTTAGCTAATTGGTTTGGTGAAATCTGCAAGAAAATGATAACATCCAGTGATATTTCAGAATAGTCAAGAAATACAGTAATTGAGATCTATCAGTCTGAAAAgggttacaaaagccatttctaaagcttaGGATTCTATTGAACCATAGCgagagccattatcctcacatggagaaaTCATGGAAGTGCTGACTGAACATTCGCAGAAATGGCCAGCCTACAAGAATTACCCCAAGGGAACAGCAATGGGTCTTCCAGGAGGCCACAAGGAAACTCAGGACAACTTCTGAAGAACTGCAGTGCTCATGACACAACAATAGGGaggagatggggaaaaaaatggtatacATGGCAGAATtccaaggaggaaaaaaaatgaataattgcCAAGACTTTTCAgaatatatacaatacatagtGACGAGATAAGAGTTAAATCTCTTTAGAAGGCATGTGTCTCGTTACATCTAGCTTAAGTGTAGCatagcatttcagaaaaagaacaatcacaccaacagtcaaacatggtggtgctGTTGTGATGTTCTTGGGCTGCTTTTCGCCTtaaggacctggacaacttgctgtggtTGATGGAACTGTGAATTCTGTTCTTtgacagaaaatcctgaagaagAAGGTTCAGCCATCAATTTGTGACCTCAAACTGAAGCAAGTCACCTGTTGAATCGcttcaagaaaataaataaatgcaatcaatcaatcaataaataacggctttggagtggcctagtcaaagtccagacttgaatccgaTTGAAATGCAGTGGCATGAGCCTAAACaggcctttccatttttttctgagccTAAACaggcctttccatttttttgctgaattaaaacaattcaGCAAGTAAGAATAGGCCAAAATATCTCCTCAGATGTGAAAGACTCGCagaaaacgcttgatttcagccTTTTCTCACAGGCCCAGGTAAccttgaatatattttttttccttaataagtgaatccatcatttaaaaacatcatttttaattcatttgtggAGTACGTTCATGGCACTTTACATTCCCTTCCTTTAAGAGGCTCACTTTCTGCGCTGTGTAACACTTGCATACAAAGACAGAGACTGGACGACTGTCAAGAAACTGACATAAGACGGTATATAGAGTCCAAGAAAATGAGGGTTGCGAGCTGTCGCACATATTGCAGTCTCCACAAAAATGGACAA
This DNA window, taken from Syngnathoides biaculeatus isolate LvHL_M chromosome 2, ASM1980259v1, whole genome shotgun sequence, encodes the following:
- the LOC133509745 gene encoding NALCN channel auxiliary factor 1-like, with the translated sequence MTRGAGTCWQQDDDDGGFQIWLEPPRDNQKPFTDSERAQRWRLSLASLLFLTILLSDHLWFCAEAKAARTRDKFGSPRVLSPQTHSAHSSLRETPHAIFVGNSSKELLRLETCHADSLSHTCLTLADADHLCRGLSAKEGTSTAVNMSDLYLSFCNSYSLLDLFDGSTSPDNLNCSLDVLGDGDPTRCSLCVQAYQRYDQHAQEKYDDFELLTRKYEPGTYSVRTCMEQCKTAYKPWLCAQYFPTTQQSCQRKVSCHQYCLQVQQSCPFILPDNDDLIHGGSPSFICTGLLREDPSESKAECCDVRWDSNVDGPSGETLKRTAFSCRPKGASVTSTATPRLCSGRLKICLLALVLLHTVIIISASHNSTLAGVAATFSLEKSASNED